From a region of the Synechococcus sp. PCC 7502 genome:
- the cdaA gene encoding diadenylate cyclase CdaA gives MQWLINIVSDPIVLTLRAIDLLAVLIVVYLILALTVDRRTLLMVRGFIVILFIDIISSRSGLQLLTFVLDKLLIGASVSMAVLLQTELRRFLEQLGRGNLVGLVKPSRRSPIKADSVIEKLLEAVLELSQNRTGALILIETGEPIEEHEFSVSGVSLNATLSKELLQTIFQTSTLLHDGAVWVREERILAAGVIFPISDRYASREIGTRHRAAMGITERVSNCFCIVVSEETGSIAIADQGSLDRPITSSKLREVLEVKLATKRPVTIAGKTGFNDLRKMLGWQSIFNQKSSRKK, from the coding sequence ATGCAGTGGTTAATCAATATAGTCTCCGATCCGATTGTCTTAACGTTAAGGGCAATCGATCTTTTAGCTGTATTGATAGTTGTTTATCTGATTTTGGCACTAACGGTTGATCGCCGTACTCTGCTAATGGTCAGAGGATTTATCGTGATCTTATTCATCGATATTATTAGTAGTCGTTCAGGTTTACAATTACTTACCTTTGTCCTAGATAAGCTTTTGATTGGGGCATCGGTCTCAATGGCAGTACTGTTGCAAACGGAACTCAGGCGATTCCTAGAGCAGTTAGGGCGAGGAAATTTGGTGGGATTAGTCAAACCCTCTCGACGCAGTCCCATTAAAGCTGACAGTGTCATTGAAAAATTACTGGAAGCGGTGCTGGAACTATCTCAAAATCGAACAGGTGCCTTAATCTTAATTGAAACAGGTGAACCGATCGAAGAACATGAATTCTCAGTATCGGGGGTAAGTTTAAATGCGACCTTATCTAAGGAACTTCTACAAACTATTTTCCAGACCTCAACCTTACTCCATGATGGGGCAGTGTGGGTTCGAGAAGAGCGGATTCTGGCGGCGGGGGTTATTTTCCCCATATCTGATCGCTATGCCTCACGGGAAATTGGGACTAGGCACAGAGCAGCCATGGGAATTACCGAGCGTGTATCTAACTGCTTTTGTATAGTCGTATCCGAGGAAACTGGATCAATTGCGATCGCAGACCAAGGCAGCCTAGATCGTCCTATTACTAGTAGTAAACTTAGGGAAGTCTTAGAGGTAAAATTAGCAACGAAGCGACCTGTAACTATCGCTGGCAAAACTGGATTTAACGACCTGCGTAAGATGCTGGGATGGCAATCTATATTTAATCAAAAATCTTCAAGGAAAAAATGA
- a CDS encoding isoprenyl transferase has translation MTAKLLHTLPSDLDQARLPRHVAVIMDGNGRWARQKGLPRIIGHRQGVDALKDLLRCCKDWGIKALTAYAFSTENWGRPTEEVDFLMILFERILRRELAEMCREGVRITFVGDLASLPTSLQAEIKESMAATVNNQSIHFTVAINYGSRHEIIKVCRQLAQAVQIGEIKLEQIDEALFQQHLYTSGEIDPDFLIRTSGEMRLSNFLLWQIAYTEIYFTPTLWPDFDRSEFHQALLDYQGRDRRFGKA, from the coding sequence ATGACCGCTAAGCTACTGCATACCCTACCATCAGATTTAGACCAAGCAAGGTTACCCCGTCATGTGGCAGTAATTATGGATGGCAATGGACGCTGGGCAAGGCAAAAGGGATTGCCTCGGATTATTGGTCATCGTCAAGGGGTTGATGCCTTAAAGGATTTACTGCGATGTTGTAAAGATTGGGGGATTAAAGCTTTAACTGCCTATGCTTTTTCTACGGAAAATTGGGGCAGACCCACAGAAGAAGTGGATTTTCTCATGATCTTATTTGAGAGAATTTTACGCCGAGAACTGGCAGAAATGTGCAGAGAAGGTGTGCGAATTACCTTTGTGGGGGATTTAGCATCGCTACCAACTTCTTTGCAAGCAGAGATTAAAGAGTCTATGGCAGCAACGGTTAACAATCAGTCAATTCATTTCACTGTTGCCATTAATTACGGGAGCCGTCATGAAATTATCAAAGTTTGTCGCCAACTAGCACAAGCAGTGCAAATTGGAGAAATTAAACTGGAACAAATTGATGAAGCTCTATTTCAACAACATCTTTATACATCTGGAGAAATTGATCCCGATTTTTTGATTCGTACCAGCGGCGAAATGCGTTTAAGTAATTTTTTACTATGGCAAATCGCCTATACCGAGATTTACTTTACTCCAACCCTATGGCCCGATTTTGATCGGAGTGAATTTCATCAAGCTTTACTGGACTATCAAGGGCGCGATCGCCGATTTGGTAAAGCCTAA
- the pstS gene encoding phosphate ABC transporter substrate-binding protein PstS: MVGVYPKYMLVSRRYGIYLMFGAIGFSLNACANSQQPATDNQQQNNQPISLYGAGASFPAPLYQRWFAEYSKLHPNIRISYQSIGSAAGVNQFISQTVDFAASDLAMTPDEIAQVPKENGAVLLPMTAGSVVLAYNLPGVPELKLSRQVYVDIFLGKIKRWNDAAIANLNPNAKLPKSKIFVIYRADGSGTTGLFTKHLSAISPEWKSQVGEGAAVKFPIGSGAKGNEGVTAQVIQTPNAIAYVEYVYAKENKLTTAALENKSGKYVQATTASVTNSINGIELDENLIGFAPDPVGEDSYPIASYSWILLYAKYEKPAQAQALRNVFKWAISDGQKYSEAIGYVPLPVSVIPKVEAAIDKIS, encoded by the coding sequence ATGGTTGGAGTTTACCCAAAATATATGCTAGTTTCCCGCCGCTATGGAATATACCTAATGTTTGGTGCGATCGGTTTTAGCTTAAATGCTTGTGCTAATTCCCAACAGCCAGCCACTGATAATCAACAGCAAAATAATCAGCCTATATCCCTCTATGGTGCTGGTGCATCTTTCCCTGCTCCTCTTTATCAGCGTTGGTTTGCTGAATACAGTAAACTTCATCCAAATATTAGGATTAGTTATCAATCTATCGGATCTGCTGCTGGGGTAAATCAGTTTATTTCTCAGACCGTAGATTTTGCTGCCAGTGATTTAGCTATGACCCCAGACGAAATCGCCCAAGTTCCAAAAGAAAATGGCGCAGTTTTATTGCCAATGACCGCAGGTAGTGTTGTGCTGGCATACAATTTACCAGGAGTTCCCGAGCTTAAGCTATCTCGGCAGGTATATGTGGATATTTTTTTGGGCAAAATTAAGAGATGGAATGATGCGGCGATCGCTAACCTGAATCCCAATGCTAAACTACCTAAATCTAAAATTTTTGTGATTTATCGGGCTGATGGTAGTGGCACTACAGGTTTATTTACTAAGCATCTTAGTGCTATTAGTCCAGAGTGGAAATCTCAAGTTGGCGAGGGTGCTGCGGTTAAGTTTCCCATCGGTTCAGGGGCAAAGGGAAATGAAGGCGTAACCGCTCAAGTTATTCAAACTCCTAATGCGATCGCCTATGTTGAATATGTCTATGCCAAGGAAAATAAACTGACAACGGCTGCCCTAGAGAATAAATCAGGAAAGTATGTGCAAGCTACCACGGCATCAGTGACTAACTCCATAAATGGCATTGAATTAGATGAAAATCTGATTGGTTTTGCTCCCGATCCAGTGGGAGAAGATTCCTATCCAATCGCTAGCTATAGTTGGATTTTACTGTATGCCAAGTATGAAAAGCCAGCACAGGCGCAAGCTCTAAGAAATGTATTCAAGTGGGCGATTTCCGATGGTCAAAAATATAGTGAGGCAATAGGCTATGTTCCTTTACCTGTATCAGTAATCCCAAAAGTAGAAGCAGCGATCGATAAAATTAGCTGA
- a CDS encoding cysteine synthase A, which produces MATNICIGFAGAIGNTPLIEIPSLSAITGCKILGKAEFLNPGGSVKDRAALFMVEQAEKDGKLKAGGTIVEGTAGNTGIGLALVANAKGYRCVIVMPSNQSPEKIDLLRTLGAEVELVEPVAFSNPNHFYHTAQRRSQSIDNAFWADQFENMANSDAHYQTTAPEIWQQTGGAIDGIVMSSGTGGTIGGVTAYLKSQKPDIACYLIDPPGSGLFNYMTTGTFKAEGSSITEGIGINRGTANFYRAKLDGAFQGSDLEAIEMAHYLLKNDGLFVGSSAALNVVGAVKLARKLGKGKVIVTILCDGGGRYQSRMFNSQWLAEKQLTPTGSISSILD; this is translated from the coding sequence ATGGCGACTAATATCTGCATTGGTTTTGCAGGGGCAATTGGTAACACTCCCTTAATTGAAATCCCATCATTATCAGCAATCACAGGCTGCAAAATTTTAGGAAAAGCCGAGTTTTTAAATCCCGGTGGGAGCGTTAAAGATCGAGCAGCTTTATTTATGGTGGAGCAAGCAGAAAAAGATGGCAAGCTCAAAGCAGGTGGAACCATAGTTGAAGGTACAGCAGGAAATACTGGGATCGGGTTAGCGTTGGTGGCAAATGCTAAAGGTTATCGTTGTGTAATTGTTATGCCTAGTAATCAGTCCCCTGAGAAAATAGATTTATTGAGGACTCTGGGGGCAGAAGTTGAATTAGTCGAACCTGTGGCTTTCAGTAATCCTAATCATTTTTATCACACCGCCCAACGGCGATCGCAGAGTATAGATAATGCTTTTTGGGCTGATCAATTTGAGAATATGGCGAACTCAGATGCCCATTACCAAACCACTGCACCTGAAATTTGGCAACAAACTGGTGGAGCGATCGATGGCATTGTCATGTCTTCGGGGACTGGTGGCACTATTGGTGGGGTAACTGCATACTTAAAATCCCAAAAGCCAGATATTGCCTGTTATTTGATTGATCCTCCGGGGTCTGGGCTATTTAATTACATGACTACGGGTACTTTCAAAGCTGAAGGTAGTTCGATTACAGAAGGCATTGGTATTAATCGAGGTACAGCTAATTTTTATCGTGCTAAGCTCGATGGGGCTTTTCAAGGTAGTGATTTAGAAGCGATCGAAATGGCGCATTATTTACTTAAAAATGATGGCTTATTTGTTGGTAGTTCCGCCGCCTTAAATGTAGTTGGGGCTGTAAAACTGGCACGTAAACTAGGTAAAGGCAAGGTGATTGTCACTATCCTGTGTGATGGCGGGGGCAGGTATCAAAGCCGAATGTTTAACTCTCAATGGTTGGCTGAAAAACAGTTAACACCCACGGGTAGCATCAGTAGTATTTTAGATTGA
- a CDS encoding PetM family cytochrome b6-f complex subunit 7, translating to MGELVNAIVLCMVLIPVGIGFGYFLLKLQGGETE from the coding sequence ATGGGTGAACTAGTAAATGCAATTGTATTGTGCATGGTTTTGATTCCCGTGGGCATTGGTTTTGGTTATTTTCTGTTGAAGCTTCAGGGTGGGGAAACAGAATAG
- the apcA gene encoding allophycocyanin subunit alpha, giving the protein MSVVTKSIVNADAEARYLSPGELDRIKGFVSSGERRLRIAQTLTESRERIVKQAGDQLFQKRPDVVSPGGNAYGEELTATCLRDLDYYLRLVTYGIVSGDITPIEEIGLVGVKEMYTSLGTPIAGVAEGVRGLKSVAASLLSAEDAAEAGYYFDYVVGGLL; this is encoded by the coding sequence ATGAGTGTAGTCACAAAGTCTATTGTAAATGCGGATGCTGAAGCCCGTTACCTTAGTCCTGGTGAATTAGATCGAATTAAAGGTTTTGTATCTTCTGGCGAGCGTCGTTTACGCATTGCTCAGACCTTAACCGAATCTCGCGAGCGTATTGTTAAGCAAGCTGGTGACCAATTATTCCAAAAGCGTCCTGATGTTGTTTCTCCCGGTGGTAATGCCTACGGTGAAGAGCTAACTGCTACCTGCTTAAGAGACCTAGATTACTACCTACGTCTAGTCACCTATGGAATCGTTTCTGGCGATATTACCCCTATCGAAGAAATTGGTTTAGTAGGCGTAAAAGAAATGTACACATCTCTTGGCACCCCTATTGCTGGTGTAGCTGAAGGCGTGCGTGGCTTGAAGAGTGTTGCTGCTTCTTTACTATCTGCTGAAGATGCTGCTGAAGCTGGTTACTACTTTGACTATGTTGTCGGTGGATTGTTGTAA
- a CDS encoding nitrate/sulfonate/bicarbonate ABC transporter ATP-binding protein gives MVEAKIDSKELIALQMVGKSYQQPNGQQIPILENINLQLKTGEIVALLGPSGSGKSTLMRIIAGLIAPSSGQVLYRNRPMLGLNPGVAIIFQAFALYPWLTVMENVELGLKALGVEVTTRRAKALKMIDIIGLDGFENAYPKELSGGMRQRVGFARALAVEPELLCMDEPFSALDVLTAENLRFELLDLWLERRIPTKAVLIVTHGIEEAVILADRIIVLGRNPGRIRADLPVTLSHYRDRKSSEFQALVDQVYKILTHPELEPIQEPPIQVPQPPQPIKYQSLPQVRIGSIAGLLELLEDRQEKDLYRLGQDLQLEVDDILPIVEAAKLMSFVTVTEGDINLTPLGLQFIAGNIDERKQLVQNQLLANIPLIQQIRLLLQAKRNQRLPEELILDILEAHFSPNEAQRQLATAIDWGRYSELYSYDEPAGIIFLEQNVEVNQETSIADS, from the coding sequence ATGGTAGAGGCAAAAATTGACTCAAAGGAATTAATTGCTTTGCAAATGGTGGGTAAATCCTATCAACAACCTAATGGTCAGCAAATCCCGATTTTGGAAAATATTAATCTCCAATTAAAAACGGGTGAGATTGTAGCGTTGTTAGGTCCATCTGGATCGGGGAAATCAACCTTGATGCGGATTATTGCGGGCTTAATTGCTCCTAGTAGTGGACAAGTGCTGTATCGTAATCGTCCGATGTTAGGGTTAAATCCTGGTGTGGCTATTATTTTTCAGGCTTTTGCCTTATATCCTTGGTTAACTGTCATGGAAAATGTGGAACTAGGCTTAAAAGCTTTGGGTGTGGAAGTAACTACCCGCCGTGCTAAGGCTTTAAAGATGATCGATATTATTGGCTTAGATGGCTTTGAAAATGCTTACCCTAAGGAACTATCTGGCGGAATGCGTCAAAGGGTTGGATTTGCTAGAGCATTGGCAGTGGAACCAGAACTGTTATGCATGGATGAGCCATTTTCGGCTTTGGATGTGCTGACTGCAGAAAACTTAAGGTTTGAATTATTAGATTTATGGCTAGAACGTCGAATTCCCACAAAGGCAGTATTAATTGTCACCCACGGGATTGAAGAAGCGGTAATTTTGGCAGATCGAATTATTGTGCTTGGTCGCAATCCTGGGCGGATTAGGGCAGACTTGCCAGTAACCTTGAGTCATTACCGCGATCGCAAAAGTTCAGAGTTTCAAGCATTAGTTGACCAAGTTTATAAAATTCTTACCCATCCTGAATTAGAGCCAATTCAAGAGCCACCGATTCAAGTTCCCCAACCGCCACAGCCAATTAAATATCAGTCTTTACCTCAGGTTCGCATTGGTTCGATCGCTGGACTTTTAGAGCTATTGGAAGATCGGCAAGAGAAGGATTTGTATCGTTTAGGGCAGGATTTGCAACTGGAAGTGGATGATATTCTTCCTATTGTCGAAGCCGCAAAGCTTATGAGTTTTGTTACGGTTACGGAAGGAGATATTAACCTCACCCCTTTGGGTTTACAGTTTATTGCTGGGAACATAGATGAGCGCAAACAGTTGGTTCAAAATCAGTTGCTTGCTAATATTCCATTAATTCAGCAAATTAGGCTATTACTCCAAGCTAAGCGCAATCAAAGGTTACCTGAAGAACTAATTTTAGACATTTTAGAAGCACACTTTAGCCCCAATGAAGCACAACGCCAACTAGCTACTGCTATAGACTGGGGACGCTATTCGGAGTTATATAGCTATGATGAACCTGCTGGAATTATTTTCCTAGAGCAGAATGTTGAGGTAAATCAAGAAACTTCGATCGCCGATAGTTAA
- a CDS encoding glycosyltransferase family 1 protein, producing the protein MLINLSFLSSKPTGISVYAKNLCNYLGRSLDSTLLISKPALASFSQLCLDSSKYYLIPDTMTPIQGTRGHAARLAWTQWQLPKIYQELRSNLLFSPVAEAPIFTKCRYVVTIHDIIPVRFPRWSSSLTYYYRFWVPLVLNQAEHIICNSEATAKDVSSFFNIPSAKITPILLAYDHLHFYEQDVVLSPKIPYFLYVGRHDRYKNLERLIAAFASLKNHQDYQLWIAGASDRRFTPDLHTQAQALGISSLVKFIDYVTYAQLPDLIRGAIALVFPSLWEGFGLPVLEAMACGTPVITSNLSSLPEVVGDAGILIDPYNVGAIADSMQTIGESASLRSQLRNLGLIRAKQFRWETTSALTAEVLQRFI; encoded by the coding sequence TTGCTCATTAACCTATCTTTTTTATCATCAAAGCCAACGGGCATAAGTGTTTATGCTAAAAATCTCTGTAATTATTTAGGGAGATCGCTTGATTCAACTTTACTTATATCTAAGCCTGCTTTAGCATCATTTTCCCAATTATGCCTTGACTCATCAAAATATTATTTGATTCCCGACACCATGACCCCGATCCAAGGCACAAGAGGACATGCAGCCAGATTAGCTTGGACACAATGGCAATTACCAAAGATTTATCAAGAGCTTAGATCAAATCTACTTTTTTCACCTGTGGCTGAAGCTCCTATATTTACTAAATGTCGTTATGTAGTTACGATCCATGACATCATTCCTGTGAGATTTCCCCGATGGTCATCCTCTTTAACCTATTACTATCGCTTTTGGGTACCTTTAGTTTTGAATCAGGCGGAACATATTATTTGTAATTCTGAAGCTACAGCCAAGGACGTTAGCAGCTTTTTTAATATTCCATCTGCAAAAATTACGCCGATTTTACTTGCCTATGACCACCTCCATTTTTATGAACAAGATGTTGTTCTGTCACCCAAGATTCCTTACTTTCTCTATGTGGGTCGCCACGATCGCTATAAAAATCTGGAACGATTGATTGCTGCCTTTGCTTCTTTGAAAAATCATCAAGATTATCAACTGTGGATTGCGGGGGCTAGCGATCGCCGTTTTACCCCAGATTTACACACCCAAGCTCAAGCATTAGGCATATCCAGCTTAGTTAAGTTCATAGACTATGTGACCTACGCCCAATTACCAGACCTAATCCGAGGGGCGATCGCCTTAGTATTTCCGAGTTTATGGGAAGGCTTTGGATTACCAGTTTTAGAGGCTATGGCTTGTGGCACACCTGTGATTACTTCCAATTTATCTTCTTTGCCAGAAGTAGTTGGAGATGCAGGAATTTTAATTGATCCCTATAACGTGGGGGCGATCGCTGATAGCATGCAAACGATTGGAGAATCGGCTAGTTTACGTTCCCAGCTTAGAAACTTAGGATTAATTAGAGCCAAGCAATTTCGATGGGAAACCACATCTGCCCTAACTGCTGAAGTTTTGCAGCGATTTATCTAA
- the apcB gene encoding allophycocyanin subunit beta: protein MTQDAITSVINTYDVQGKYLDVAALEKLKGYFATGELRVRASATISANASVIVKEAVAKSLLYSDVTRPGGNMYTTRRYAACIRDLDYYLRYATYAMLAGDASILDERVLNGLKETYNSLGVPIVSTIQAIQAIKEVAASLIGSDAGKELGVYLDYISSGLS from the coding sequence ATGACTCAAGACGCAATTACCTCGGTTATTAATACTTACGATGTTCAAGGCAAGTACCTTGATGTCGCTGCTCTCGAAAAACTCAAAGGCTACTTTGCTACTGGTGAGCTCCGTGTGCGTGCTTCTGCCACCATCAGTGCCAATGCTTCTGTAATCGTTAAGGAAGCTGTTGCTAAGTCTTTGTTGTACTCTGATGTTACTCGTCCAGGTGGCAACATGTACACAACTCGCCGCTATGCTGCTTGTATTCGTGACCTAGATTACTACCTACGCTATGCTACCTACGCTATGTTGGCTGGTGACGCTTCCATCTTAGATGAGCGTGTACTCAATGGTCTTAAAGAAACCTATAACTCTTTAGGCGTACCCATTGTTTCTACAATCCAAGCAATCCAAGCAATCAAGGAAGTAGCTGCTTCTTTAATTGGCTCTGATGCTGGTAAAGAACTAGGTGTTTACCTTGACTACATCAGCTCTGGTTTAAGCTAA
- a CDS encoding phycobilisome linker polypeptide codes for MRLFKVTAVVPSQTRIRTQRELQNTYFTKLISYDNWFREQQRITKAGGRIIKVELATGKIGANTGLS; via the coding sequence ATGCGGTTGTTTAAGGTTACCGCCGTTGTACCCAGTCAGACTCGCATTAGGACTCAGCGCGAGTTGCAAAATACTTACTTTACTAAGCTAATCTCCTACGATAACTGGTTCCGTGAACAACAACGCATTACCAAAGCGGGTGGGAGAATTATTAAAGTTGAATTGGCTACTGGCAAAATTGGAGCTAATACTGGTTTGTCCTAA
- a CDS encoding 2OG-Fe(II) oxygenase: MQKHHLDKTNFSKIDALIKHLNLVKQIAESGYWITTDELCNLLSFDSAELEILNGQEPNYSFAWRNFTISQVTRQGSTKLWRIFDRQISEPTPEIVSMPKQQQLQASPSVSVLEEGKIISSEYAWVENFLTAAQHEKLLAFVRSQEQYFVPSANSANDPDYRRSQVLHNFPEFAEIIKNRINAISPYIQTYLRIDSFTPSRIEIQLTMHNHGNYYKIHNDNGSPDCANRVLTFVYYFYREPKAFTGGELVLYDSQIANNSYVAASTYKTVQPQNNSIVFFPSYYMHEVLPVTCPSQAFLDSRFTINGWIRN, from the coding sequence ATGCAGAAACACCATCTGGATAAAACAAATTTCAGTAAAATTGATGCCCTGATCAAGCACCTAAATTTGGTGAAGCAAATTGCCGAATCTGGTTACTGGATTACTACCGATGAACTATGTAACCTCCTAAGCTTTGATAGTGCAGAGTTAGAAATACTAAATGGGCAAGAGCCCAACTATAGCTTTGCTTGGCGTAATTTTACGATCTCCCAAGTTACGCGTCAGGGTAGTACTAAACTGTGGAGGATTTTTGATCGACAAATTTCCGAGCCAACTCCCGAAATTGTTTCGATGCCTAAACAGCAACAACTTCAAGCCTCTCCATCTGTATCAGTTTTGGAAGAAGGTAAGATTATTTCCTCTGAGTATGCTTGGGTTGAAAACTTTTTAACGGCGGCACAGCATGAGAAATTACTGGCGTTTGTGCGATCGCAAGAACAGTACTTTGTCCCTTCTGCTAATTCTGCCAATGATCCAGACTATCGGCGATCACAGGTGTTGCATAATTTCCCAGAGTTTGCCGAAATTATCAAAAATCGGATTAATGCCATTTCCCCCTATATCCAGACCTATTTACGCATAGATAGTTTTACCCCAAGCCGCATTGAAATCCAGCTAACTATGCATAATCATGGCAACTATTACAAAATTCATAACGATAATGGTAGCCCTGACTGCGCCAATCGAGTTTTGACCTTTGTCTATTATTTTTATCGGGAACCCAAAGCTTTTACGGGCGGGGAGTTAGTCCTATACGACAGTCAAATTGCTAACAATAGCTACGTTGCTGCTAGTACCTATAAGACTGTTCAGCCTCAAAATAATAGTATTGTCTTTTTCCCTAGCTACTATATGCATGAGGTGCTGCCTGTAACTTGTCCTTCACAGGCTTTTCTTGATAGTCGGTTTACGATTAATGGCTGGATTCGTAACTAG
- a CDS encoding DUF389 domain-containing protein translates to MSKPFHHRFIDNLLFKTKLVYQNTAAKLAWHQADRPHTEQITAELLDEAKLDIPYLVLVISSCAIATFGLLSNSAGVIIGAMIIAPLMLPIRALGFGALVGDSLLFRQSAISLAIGVSIGIVLSCTLGWIAGISSFGSEILARTQPTLLDLGIAVAAGGIGGYAKVESKVSGTVAGTAIAVALMPPVCVIGLGLSQANWAFSWGASLLFLTNLLGISLACMLAFLGSGYAPFTQARKALVTALALTSIIAIPLGFGFSQLVNQARLETSLRQALLTQTETFRRLGLIRFRTNWLANPPEVNLNVYAQDPVTPRQVELLEEFVQKQMGRPFTLIFEVSYVKEVRNNSLDDENTRNNPMGNN, encoded by the coding sequence ATGAGTAAGCCCTTTCACCATAGATTTATAGATAACTTGCTATTTAAAACAAAGTTGGTTTATCAAAATACAGCAGCAAAACTAGCTTGGCATCAAGCAGATCGCCCCCATACTGAGCAAATCACCGCAGAATTATTGGATGAGGCGAAATTAGATATTCCCTACTTAGTTCTAGTAATTAGTTCCTGTGCGATCGCTACCTTTGGACTCCTATCAAATAGTGCTGGTGTAATTATTGGAGCCATGATTATTGCACCATTGATGCTACCAATTCGGGCTTTAGGATTTGGGGCATTGGTGGGAGATTCCCTTTTATTTCGGCAAAGTGCTATCTCCTTAGCGATCGGAGTTAGCATTGGCATAGTTTTATCCTGTACTCTTGGCTGGATCGCAGGCATTAGTAGTTTTGGTAGTGAAATTTTAGCTCGTACTCAGCCCACACTTCTCGACTTAGGCATTGCCGTAGCCGCAGGAGGAATTGGGGGGTATGCCAAAGTGGAATCCAAAGTATCTGGCACAGTGGCGGGAACAGCGATCGCCGTAGCTTTAATGCCTCCAGTTTGTGTAATTGGCTTAGGTCTATCTCAAGCAAATTGGGCTTTTAGTTGGGGTGCTAGTTTACTATTTTTAACTAACCTACTTGGAATTTCCCTCGCCTGTATGTTGGCATTTTTAGGATCAGGTTATGCCCCCTTCACCCAAGCCCGCAAAGCCCTAGTAACTGCCCTAGCTTTAACCTCTATAATTGCTATTCCCCTTGGGTTTGGATTTTCCCAGTTAGTTAACCAAGCCCGCCTAGAAACGAGTCTGCGTCAAGCATTACTTACTCAAACGGAAACATTTAGGCGTTTAGGATTAATTAGGTTTAGGACAAATTGGTTAGCAAACCCACCAGAAGTTAACCTAAATGTCTATGCCCAAGACCCAGTTACTCCCCGTCAAGTTGAGCTATTAGAAGAATTTGTACAGAAGCAAATGGGCAGACCTTTTACTTTGATCTTTGAAGTAAGTTATGTTAAGGAAGTTAGGAATAATAGCCTAGATGATGAAAATACTAGGAATAATCCAATGGGCAATAACTAA
- a CDS encoding helix-turn-helix transcriptional regulator yields the protein MRKMTFPTLEQISLTSVLYALSDPTRLQIVKSLAEKEEMTCCSFVFKSAIAKSTLSHHFKVLRDAGVILTRAEGTQGINSLRKQDLDQRFPGMLDAILRVTD from the coding sequence ATGCGTAAAATGACCTTCCCGACCCTAGAGCAAATATCCCTAACCTCTGTACTCTATGCCTTAAGCGATCCCACCCGATTGCAAATTGTCAAAAGTCTGGCAGAAAAAGAGGAAATGACCTGTTGCTCATTTGTGTTTAAGTCGGCGATCGCTAAATCCACACTATCTCATCACTTTAAGGTACTCAGAGATGCGGGTGTAATTCTGACTCGAGCTGAGGGTACCCAAGGCATTAATTCTTTACGCAAGCAAGATTTAGACCAAAGGTTTCCGGGAATGCTAGATGCGATCCTTAGAGTTACTGATTAG